One window of the Rosa rugosa chromosome 3, drRosRugo1.1, whole genome shotgun sequence genome contains the following:
- the LOC133736085 gene encoding uncharacterized protein LOC133736085 isoform X1: MPISENGKGFSSQLGILARDGQKVPLTLTSWTAMPDDVLDDIWKDVKEMCETNKSSRAQGGGVPHRTGRKSFARLRKEMMENGEKIDRVSMFVKTRAMKTRNDDGQPIEVHDEEATAVISQFNEYLRDMPEDEQDDTFREEVFTAVMGEDTHGRVRMYGTGVTPSQVFGNSKTSETTEKKTIEEMEKTIEEMEKKYQTKLDDLKESHESQLGDMKLKYEDVSNHLNLLMAHVGIQVNQSGSTSEQQLRRTIDGHHQLDLEGQQ, translated from the exons ATGCCTATCAGTGAAAATGGGAAGGGGTTTAGTTCACAACTTGGAATCTTGGCCCGAGATGGACAGAAGGTTCCTCTAACCTTAACTTCGTGGACTGCCATGCCAGATGATGTTTTGGATGACATTTGGAAAGATGTCAAG GAAATGTGTGAGACGAATAAATCTAGCCGTGCACAAGGAGGAGGTGTCCCTCATAGGACTGGTCGAAAATCGTTTGCTAGACTACGAAAAGAG ATGatggagaatggagagaaaatagATCGTGTGAGCATGTTTGTCAAAACAAGAGCTATGAAAACAAGGAATGATGATGGTCAACCAATTGAAGTACATGATGAGGAGGCTACTGCCGTCATT AGTCAATTCAATGAATATTTGAGGGACATGCCAGAAGATGAACAAGATGATACTTTTCGTGAAGAGGTATTTACTGCAGTGATGGGAGAAGATACACATGGGCGTGTTCGCATGTATGGAACAGGTGTAACTCCATCTCAAGTGTTTGGTAACTCAAAAACTTCTGAGACTACTGAAAAGAAGACAATTGAGGAAATGGAAAAGACAATTGAGGAAATGGAAAAGAAATACCAAACAAAGCTAGATGATCTCAAAGAAAGCCATGAATCTCAATTGGGAGACATGAAATTAAAGTACGAAGATGTGTCGAATCATCTCAATCTTTTGATGGCACATGTTGGTATCCAAGTAAACCAAAGTGGAAGTACAAGTGAACAG CAATTAAGGCGTACTATAGATGGCCATCATCAATTGGATTTGGAAGGTCAGCAGTAA
- the LOC133736085 gene encoding uncharacterized protein LOC133736085 isoform X2 has translation MCETNKSSRAQGGGVPHRTGRKSFARLRKEMMENGEKIDRVSMFVKTRAMKTRNDDGQPIEVHDEEATAVISQFNEYLRDMPEDEQDDTFREEVFTAVMGEDTHGRVRMYGTGVTPSQVFGNSKTSETTEKKTIEEMEKTIEEMEKKYQTKLDDLKESHESQLGDMKLKYEDVSNHLNLLMAHVGIQVNQSGSTSEQQLRRTIDGHHQLDLEGQQ, from the exons ATGTGTGAGACGAATAAATCTAGCCGTGCACAAGGAGGAGGTGTCCCTCATAGGACTGGTCGAAAATCGTTTGCTAGACTACGAAAAGAG ATGatggagaatggagagaaaatagATCGTGTGAGCATGTTTGTCAAAACAAGAGCTATGAAAACAAGGAATGATGATGGTCAACCAATTGAAGTACATGATGAGGAGGCTACTGCCGTCATT AGTCAATTCAATGAATATTTGAGGGACATGCCAGAAGATGAACAAGATGATACTTTTCGTGAAGAGGTATTTACTGCAGTGATGGGAGAAGATACACATGGGCGTGTTCGCATGTATGGAACAGGTGTAACTCCATCTCAAGTGTTTGGTAACTCAAAAACTTCTGAGACTACTGAAAAGAAGACAATTGAGGAAATGGAAAAGACAATTGAGGAAATGGAAAAGAAATACCAAACAAAGCTAGATGATCTCAAAGAAAGCCATGAATCTCAATTGGGAGACATGAAATTAAAGTACGAAGATGTGTCGAATCATCTCAATCTTTTGATGGCACATGTTGGTATCCAAGTAAACCAAAGTGGAAGTACAAGTGAACAG CAATTAAGGCGTACTATAGATGGCCATCATCAATTGGATTTGGAAGGTCAGCAGTAA